From one Malus sylvestris chromosome 1, drMalSylv7.2, whole genome shotgun sequence genomic stretch:
- the LOC126624925 gene encoding metal-nicotianamine transporter YSL3-like — protein sequence MGNTNGENGEIETFETENGHGIEENGCEPQEDLNRIVPWRRQITVRGLVASVIIGVIYSVIVMKLNLTTGLVPNLNVSAALLAFVFIRSWTKLLQKAGVVSTPFTRQENTIIQTCAVACYSIAVGGGFGSYLLGLNRKTYEQVGVDTEGNTPGSTKEPAIGWMTGFLFVSSFVGLLALVPLRKIMIIDYKLAYPSGTATAVLINGFHTPKGDKMAKQQVHMFMKFFSASFLWGFFQWFYSGGEQCGFAQFPTFGLTAWRNSFYFDFSMTYIGAGMICSHLVNLSLLLGAILSWGVMWPLIRGLKGEWFPATLSESSMKSLNGYKVFISISLILGDGLYNFLKILYFTGSNIHMKMMNKNLKTASNNKNANVDDLRRNEVFIRDNIPVWVACVGYTLFSVISIIIIPLMFPQLKWYYVVVAYLIAPSLSFCNAYGAGLTDMNMAYNYGKVALFVLAAVAGKNDGVVAGLVGCGLIKSIVSISSDLMHDLKTAHLTLTSPRSMILSQAIGTAIGCVVAPLTFFLFYKAFNIGDPEGEYKAPYAIIYRNMAILGVEGFSALPQHCLQLCYGFFSFAIATNLLRDLAPKKIGKYVPLPMAMAVPFLVGAYFAIDMCMGSLVVFVWHKLNNNKASSMVPAVASGLICGDGLWILPSSILALAKIQPPICMNFLANK from the exons ATGGGGAACACCAATGGCGAAAACGGAGAGATCGAGACGTTTGAGACAGAGAATGGACATGGGATTGAAGAGAATGGATGTGAGCCACAGGAGGATTTGAACAGAATAGTCCCATGGAGAAGGCAGATTACAGTCCGGGGACTCGTAGCCAGCGTAATTATTGGGGTAATTTACAGTGTTATAGTGATGAAGTTGAACCTCACCACTGGTTTGGTTCCCAATCTCAATGTTTCGGCTGCACTTCTCGCTTTCGTGTTCATCCGGTCATGGACTAAGCTGCTTCAAAAGGCTGGAGTTGTATCAACTCCCTTCACCAGGCAGGAGAATACAATAATTCAAACTTGTGCAGTTGCGTGTTATAGCATTGCTGTTGGAG GTGGTTTTGGTTCGTATCTGTTGGGTCTAAACCGAAAGACTTACGAGCAAGTTGGGGTTGATACTGAGGGGAACACTCCCGGGAGCACCAAGGAACCAGCGATTGGTTGGATGACTGGTTTTCTATTTGTTAGTAGTTTTGTTGGGCTGCTGGCTTTGGTTCCTCTCAGAAAG ATCATGATAATAGACTATAAATTAGCATACCCGAGCGGAACTGCTACTGCTGTCCTTATTAACGGGTTCCATACTCCAAAGGGTGACAAGATGGCTAA ACAGCAGGTCCACATGTTCATGAAATTCTTTTCAGCTAGTTTCTTGTGGGGTTTCTTTCAGTGGTTTTATTCTGGAGGAGAGCAATGTGGATTCGCTCAGTTTCCAACATTTGGATTGACCGCTTGGAGAAATTC ATTTTACTTTGATTTCAGTATGACTTATATAGGAGCAGGAATGATCTGTTCTCATCTCGTGAACTTATCTTTGCTCCTCGGCGCCATTCTCTCTTGGGGAGTAATGTGGCCATTGATAAGGGGTCTTAAGGGAGAGTGGTTTCCTGCAACTTTATCGGAAAGTAGTATGAAGAGTCTAAACGGTTACAAG GTTTTCATTTCCATTTCCCTGATACTAGGAGACGGGCTgtacaattttctcaagatactATATTTTACTGGCTCAAACATCCACATGAAAATGATGAACAAGAACCTTAAAACAG CTTCAAATAACAAGAATGCAAATGTTGATGATCTTCGACGAAATGAAGTCTTCATAAGGGATAACATTCCCGTTTGGGTAGCGTGCGTAGGGTACACCTTGTTCTCTGTCATCTCCATCATTATCATCCCGCTTATGTTTCCTCAACTGAAATGGTATTATGTAGTCGTAGCCTACCTAATTGCACCCTCTCTAAGCTTCTGCAATGCTTATGGTGCGGGTCTAACTGACATGAACATGGCTTATAACTACGGGAAAGTGGCTCTCTTTGTGCTTGCTGCCGTAGCTGGGAAAAACGATGGTGTTGTTGCTGGACTTGTAGGCTGTGGTCTGATCAAATCAATAGTTTCTATCTCCTCCGATCTGATGCACGACTTAAAGACTGCTCATCTCACACTCACGTCTCCTCGATCAATGATTTTAAGCCAGGCTATTGGAACGGCCATAGGCTGTGTGGTAGCTCCTCTTACATTTTTTCTCTTCTACAAGGCCTTTAACATTGGGGATCCAGAAGGTGAATACAAAGCCCCTTACGCCATCATATACAGAAACATGGCAATTCTCGGCGTTGAAGGCTTCTCTGCCCTGCCCCAGCATTGCTTGCAGCTGTGTTATGGTTTTTTCTCATTTGCCATAGCAACTAATCTGCTGAGAGATCTTGCTCCTAAGAAAATCGGGAAATATGTTCCGCTTCCAATGGCAATGGCTGTCCCGTTCCTCGTTGGAGCGTACTTTGCAATTGATATGTGCATGGGGAGTTTGGTTGTGTTCGTCTGGCACAAGCTGAATAATAACAAGGCAAGTTCAATGGTTCCGGCAGTTGCTTCCGGTTTGATATGTGGAGACGGGTTGTGGATTCTCCCTTCGTCGATTCTTGCATTGGCCAAGATTCAACCTCCCATCTGCATGAACTTCTTGGCAAATAAGTAG
- the LOC126625106 gene encoding cytochrome b5-like — protein sequence MASDPKVHVFEEVAKHNKTKDCWLIIAGKVYDVTPFMDDHPGGDEVLLSATGKDATNDFEDVGHSDSARDMMEKYYIGEVDQSTVPLKRTYIPPPHGQYNPDKTSEFVIKILQFLVPLLILGLAFAVRHYTKKE from the exons ATGGCTTCAGATCCAAAAGTTCACGTATTTGAAGAGGTAGCGAAGCACAACAAAACCAAAGATTGCTGGCTGATTATTGCCGGGAAG GTGTATGATGTGACACCATTCATGGATGATCATCCCGGAGGCGATGAAGTTCTTCTATCTGCAACTG GGAAAGATGCAACAAATGATTTCGAAGATGTTGGTCACAGTGATTCAGCCAGGGATATGATGGAGAAGTACTACATTGGTGAGGTTGATCAGTCAACTGTCCCATTGAAACGGACTTACATTCCACCACCACATGGTCAATACAATCCTGACAAGACATCCGAATTCGTGATCAAGATTCTACAGTTCCTGGTTCCGCTCTTAATCTTGGGGTTGGCCTTCGCTGTCCGTCACTATACCAAGAAAGAGTAG
- the LOC126624956 gene encoding rab GTPase-activating protein 22-like isoform X1 → MRALRRTHTSSSPSSSNSSPSSSSSSSSWIYLRSVLLVVSSSSPAHCSSSDRVRLKSPWSRRKRKHALSPQQWRLFFTPDGKLRDGGVKLVKKVRSGGVDPSIRAEVWPFLLGVYELNSSKEERDVVRSQKRKEYEKLRRQCRRLTKRKNDSSKLNGDSCRFTHDTDSPSSEDVVSARESLSSEDKIPDAEYSDDPSSTLLDGDDDGSRENTNADAKDSDSSDSDSSEEPEVIQAFPSCEGREENDPDLTSKDESSPLRTEVQPKLNSEDFATWQRIIRLDAIRTNSDWIPHSPSQAEVSHDRASRSAEAVGLKDYSHLEPCRIFHAARLVAILEAYALYDPEIGYCQGMSDLLSPIAAVITEDHEAFWCFVGFMKKARHNFRLDEVGIRKQLSIVSKIIKCKDSHLYRHLEKLQAEDCFFVYRMVVVLFRRELTFEQTVCLWEVMWADQAAIRAGIGKSAWSRIRQRAPPTDDLLLFAIAASVLQKRKLIIEKYSSMDEIIRECNSMSGQLDIWKLLDDAHDLVVNLHDKIETSFS, encoded by the exons ATGAGAGCTCTACGACGAACTCACACTTCGTCGTCGCCTTCCAGCTCGAATTCATCTCCTTCTTCGTCTTCGTCGTCGTCTTCGTGGATTTATTTGCGTTCGGTTCTGTTAGTCGTGTCATCTTCTTCACCAGCTCATTGTTCTTCCTCTGATCG GGTTCGTCTTAAGTCGCCTTGGTCCCGCAGGAAAAGAAAACATGCCCTTTCACCTCAGCAATGGAGGCTTTTCTTTACGCCTGATGGAAAGCTTCGAGATGGTGGAGTTAAGTTGGTGAAGAAAGTTCGCAGTGGG GGTGTTGATCCAAGTATTAGGGCAGAAGTTTGGCCATTCCTCCTTGGAGT CTATGAATTAAACAgttcaaaagaagaaagagatgttGTAAGATCTCAGAAAAG AAAGGAATATGAGAAACTCCGCAGACAGTGCCGCCGACTCACAAAGCGCAAAAATGATAGCTCCAAGTTGAATGGGGACAGTTGTAGATTCACCCATGATACAGATTCACCCAGCTCTGAGGATGTGGTTAGCGCCAGGGAATCCCTTTCTAGTGAAGATAAGATACCAGATGCTGAATACTCAGATGACCCTTCCAGTACGTTGTTGGATGGAGATGATGATGGTTCAAGAGAAAACACAAATGCGGATGCCAAAGACTCTGACTCATCTGACTCGGACTCCTCTGAAGAACCTGAGGTGATTCAGGCTTTCCCCTCATGTGAAGGGAGGGAAGAAAATGATCCTGATTTGACTTCCAAGGATGAATCTTCTCCCTTGAGGACGGAAGTCCAACCAAAGCTAAACAGTGAGGATTTTGCCACATGGCAGCGGATCATACGCCTTGATGCAATACGAACTAATTCAGATTGGATTCCGCACTCCCCATCTCAAGCTGAAGTGTCACACGATAGGGCATCACGTTCTGCTGAGGCTGTTGGGTTGAAAGATTACAGTCACTTGGAGCCTTGCAGAATTTTCCATGCTGCTAGACTGGTTGCTATTCTTGAAGCATATGCACTCTATGATCCCGAAATTGGTTACTGCCAGGGTATGAGTGACCTGCTTTCTCCTATAGCTGCTGTAATAACAGAGGATCACGAGGCTTTCTGGTGTTTTGTCGGTTTCATGAAGAAGGCTCGACATAATTTTAGGCTTGACGAGGTAGGGATCCGAAAGCAGTTGAGTATCGTTTCTAAGATTATCAAATGTAAGGACTCCCACCTATACAGGCACTTGGAGAAGCTCCAGGCGGAGGATTGCTTTTTCGTTTATCGGATGGTGGTTGTGCTATTTAGGAGAGAGTTAACATTCGAACAGACAGTATGCCTCTGGGAGGTAATGTGGGCCGATCAAGCAGCCATTAGGGCAGGGATCGGAAAATCTGCGTGGAGCAGGATAAGGCAACGAGCCCCACCAACAGACGATTTGTTACTTTTTGCAATCGCAGCTTCCGTATTGCAGAAGAGGAAACTGATAATCGAGAAGTACAGCAGCATGGATGAGATTATCCGGGAGTGCAACAGCATGTCTGGGCAACTTGATATATGGAAGCTCCTCGACGATGCACATGACTTGGTGGTAAACCTCCATGACAAGATAGAGACATCTTTCTCATGA
- the LOC126624956 gene encoding rab GTPase-activating protein 22-like isoform X3, with protein sequence MIASGSGNAFISGGGGLWAAAPSYMTIGVTALAGLAVVVAVFCTATRALRRTHTSSSPSSSNSSPSSSSSSSSWIYLRSVLLVVSSSSPAHCSSSDRVRLKSPWSRRKRKHALSPQQWRLFFTPDGKLRDGGVKLVKKVRSGGVDPSIRAEVWPFLLGVYELNSSKEERDVVRSQKRKEYEKLRRQCRRLTKRKNDSSKLNGDSCRFTHDTDSPSSEDVVSARESLSSEDKIPDAEYSDDPSSTLLDGDDDGSRENTNADAKDSDSSDSDSSEEPEVIQAFPSCEGREENDPDLTSKDESSPLRTEVQPKLNSEDFATWQRIIRLDAIRTNSDWIPHSPSQAEVSHDRASRSAEAVGLKDYSHLEPCRIFHAARLVAILEAYALYDPEIGYCQGMSDLLSPIAAVITEDHEAFWCFVGFMKKARHNFRLDEVGIRKQLSIVSKIIKCKDSHLYRHLEKLQAEDCFFVYRMVVVLFRRELTFEQTVCLWEVMWADQAAIRAGIGKSAWSRIRQRAPPTDDLLLFAIAASVLQKRKLIIEKYSSMDEIIRECNSMSGQLDIWKLLDDAHDLVVNLHDKIETSFS encoded by the exons ATGATCGCCTCCGGTTCCGGAAACGCCTTCATCTCCGGCGGAGGAGGGTTATGGGCGGCGGCGCCGTCGTACATGACCATCGGCGTCACGGCCTTGGCTGGGCTCGCGGTGGTCGTGGCCGTGTTCTGCACTGCCACTAg AGCTCTACGACGAACTCACACTTCGTCGTCGCCTTCCAGCTCGAATTCATCTCCTTCTTCGTCTTCGTCGTCGTCTTCGTGGATTTATTTGCGTTCGGTTCTGTTAGTCGTGTCATCTTCTTCACCAGCTCATTGTTCTTCCTCTGATCG GGTTCGTCTTAAGTCGCCTTGGTCCCGCAGGAAAAGAAAACATGCCCTTTCACCTCAGCAATGGAGGCTTTTCTTTACGCCTGATGGAAAGCTTCGAGATGGTGGAGTTAAGTTGGTGAAGAAAGTTCGCAGTGGG GGTGTTGATCCAAGTATTAGGGCAGAAGTTTGGCCATTCCTCCTTGGAGT CTATGAATTAAACAgttcaaaagaagaaagagatgttGTAAGATCTCAGAAAAG AAAGGAATATGAGAAACTCCGCAGACAGTGCCGCCGACTCACAAAGCGCAAAAATGATAGCTCCAAGTTGAATGGGGACAGTTGTAGATTCACCCATGATACAGATTCACCCAGCTCTGAGGATGTGGTTAGCGCCAGGGAATCCCTTTCTAGTGAAGATAAGATACCAGATGCTGAATACTCAGATGACCCTTCCAGTACGTTGTTGGATGGAGATGATGATGGTTCAAGAGAAAACACAAATGCGGATGCCAAAGACTCTGACTCATCTGACTCGGACTCCTCTGAAGAACCTGAGGTGATTCAGGCTTTCCCCTCATGTGAAGGGAGGGAAGAAAATGATCCTGATTTGACTTCCAAGGATGAATCTTCTCCCTTGAGGACGGAAGTCCAACCAAAGCTAAACAGTGAGGATTTTGCCACATGGCAGCGGATCATACGCCTTGATGCAATACGAACTAATTCAGATTGGATTCCGCACTCCCCATCTCAAGCTGAAGTGTCACACGATAGGGCATCACGTTCTGCTGAGGCTGTTGGGTTGAAAGATTACAGTCACTTGGAGCCTTGCAGAATTTTCCATGCTGCTAGACTGGTTGCTATTCTTGAAGCATATGCACTCTATGATCCCGAAATTGGTTACTGCCAGGGTATGAGTGACCTGCTTTCTCCTATAGCTGCTGTAATAACAGAGGATCACGAGGCTTTCTGGTGTTTTGTCGGTTTCATGAAGAAGGCTCGACATAATTTTAGGCTTGACGAGGTAGGGATCCGAAAGCAGTTGAGTATCGTTTCTAAGATTATCAAATGTAAGGACTCCCACCTATACAGGCACTTGGAGAAGCTCCAGGCGGAGGATTGCTTTTTCGTTTATCGGATGGTGGTTGTGCTATTTAGGAGAGAGTTAACATTCGAACAGACAGTATGCCTCTGGGAGGTAATGTGGGCCGATCAAGCAGCCATTAGGGCAGGGATCGGAAAATCTGCGTGGAGCAGGATAAGGCAACGAGCCCCACCAACAGACGATTTGTTACTTTTTGCAATCGCAGCTTCCGTATTGCAGAAGAGGAAACTGATAATCGAGAAGTACAGCAGCATGGATGAGATTATCCGGGAGTGCAACAGCATGTCTGGGCAACTTGATATATGGAAGCTCCTCGACGATGCACATGACTTGGTGGTAAACCTCCATGACAAGATAGAGACATCTTTCTCATGA
- the LOC126624956 gene encoding rab GTPase-activating protein 22-like isoform X2 yields the protein MIASGSGNAFISGGGGLWAAAPSYMTIGVTALAGLAVVVAVFCTATRVRLKSPWSRRKRKHALSPQQWRLFFTPDGKLRDGGVKLVKKVRSGGVDPSIRAEVWPFLLGVYELNSSKEERDVVRSQKRKEYEKLRRQCRRLTKRKNDSSKLNGDSCRFTHDTDSPSSEDVVSARESLSSEDKIPDAEYSDDPSSTLLDGDDDGSRENTNADAKDSDSSDSDSSEEPEVIQAFPSCEGREENDPDLTSKDESSPLRTEVQPKLNSEDFATWQRIIRLDAIRTNSDWIPHSPSQAEVSHDRASRSAEAVGLKDYSHLEPCRIFHAARLVAILEAYALYDPEIGYCQGMSDLLSPIAAVITEDHEAFWCFVGFMKKARHNFRLDEVGIRKQLSIVSKIIKCKDSHLYRHLEKLQAEDCFFVYRMVVVLFRRELTFEQTVCLWEVMWADQAAIRAGIGKSAWSRIRQRAPPTDDLLLFAIAASVLQKRKLIIEKYSSMDEIIRECNSMSGQLDIWKLLDDAHDLVVNLHDKIETSFS from the exons ATGATCGCCTCCGGTTCCGGAAACGCCTTCATCTCCGGCGGAGGAGGGTTATGGGCGGCGGCGCCGTCGTACATGACCATCGGCGTCACGGCCTTGGCTGGGCTCGCGGTGGTCGTGGCCGTGTTCTGCACTGCCACTAg GGTTCGTCTTAAGTCGCCTTGGTCCCGCAGGAAAAGAAAACATGCCCTTTCACCTCAGCAATGGAGGCTTTTCTTTACGCCTGATGGAAAGCTTCGAGATGGTGGAGTTAAGTTGGTGAAGAAAGTTCGCAGTGGG GGTGTTGATCCAAGTATTAGGGCAGAAGTTTGGCCATTCCTCCTTGGAGT CTATGAATTAAACAgttcaaaagaagaaagagatgttGTAAGATCTCAGAAAAG AAAGGAATATGAGAAACTCCGCAGACAGTGCCGCCGACTCACAAAGCGCAAAAATGATAGCTCCAAGTTGAATGGGGACAGTTGTAGATTCACCCATGATACAGATTCACCCAGCTCTGAGGATGTGGTTAGCGCCAGGGAATCCCTTTCTAGTGAAGATAAGATACCAGATGCTGAATACTCAGATGACCCTTCCAGTACGTTGTTGGATGGAGATGATGATGGTTCAAGAGAAAACACAAATGCGGATGCCAAAGACTCTGACTCATCTGACTCGGACTCCTCTGAAGAACCTGAGGTGATTCAGGCTTTCCCCTCATGTGAAGGGAGGGAAGAAAATGATCCTGATTTGACTTCCAAGGATGAATCTTCTCCCTTGAGGACGGAAGTCCAACCAAAGCTAAACAGTGAGGATTTTGCCACATGGCAGCGGATCATACGCCTTGATGCAATACGAACTAATTCAGATTGGATTCCGCACTCCCCATCTCAAGCTGAAGTGTCACACGATAGGGCATCACGTTCTGCTGAGGCTGTTGGGTTGAAAGATTACAGTCACTTGGAGCCTTGCAGAATTTTCCATGCTGCTAGACTGGTTGCTATTCTTGAAGCATATGCACTCTATGATCCCGAAATTGGTTACTGCCAGGGTATGAGTGACCTGCTTTCTCCTATAGCTGCTGTAATAACAGAGGATCACGAGGCTTTCTGGTGTTTTGTCGGTTTCATGAAGAAGGCTCGACATAATTTTAGGCTTGACGAGGTAGGGATCCGAAAGCAGTTGAGTATCGTTTCTAAGATTATCAAATGTAAGGACTCCCACCTATACAGGCACTTGGAGAAGCTCCAGGCGGAGGATTGCTTTTTCGTTTATCGGATGGTGGTTGTGCTATTTAGGAGAGAGTTAACATTCGAACAGACAGTATGCCTCTGGGAGGTAATGTGGGCCGATCAAGCAGCCATTAGGGCAGGGATCGGAAAATCTGCGTGGAGCAGGATAAGGCAACGAGCCCCACCAACAGACGATTTGTTACTTTTTGCAATCGCAGCTTCCGTATTGCAGAAGAGGAAACTGATAATCGAGAAGTACAGCAGCATGGATGAGATTATCCGGGAGTGCAACAGCATGTCTGGGCAACTTGATATATGGAAGCTCCTCGACGATGCACATGACTTGGTGGTAAACCTCCATGACAAGATAGAGACATCTTTCTCATGA
- the LOC126625028 gene encoding probable 6-phosphogluconolactonase 4, chloroplastic, with the protein MASVRSPTRLSLSLGTTLSSSRTSRAPAIILLRSAPRSLSLSIKPVRLNFKNPISASSASSAAAEMAGQCQKKVEKFQTAEEVAVRLAKYTADLSAKFVKERGAFTVALSGGSLIYALRKLTEAPYKDTVDWERWHVFWVDERVVKKDHPDSNYKLAFDVLLSKVPIPPGQVYAINDALSAEGAAEDYETCLKHLVQRNVIATSKASGFPKFDLILLGMGPDGHLASLFPGHPRCNEKTKWVTHIEDSPKPPPERITFTFPVINSAAYNAMVVAGDNKADAVQRALGNSQHPDTLPVQLLAAEDELTWFLDQGAASKL; encoded by the exons ATGGCCTCCGTACGCTCCCCGACCCGTCTTTCCCTCTCACTCGGCACGACTCTCTCCTCATCGCGTACATCTCGCGCGCCGGCGATAATCTTATTGCGATCGGCGCCAAGATCTCTATCCCTCTCGATTAAACCCGTTCGCTTGAATTTCAAGAACCCAATTTCCGCATCATCGGCATCATCGGCGGCAGCAGAGATGGCTGGTCAGTGTCAGAAGAAGGTGGAGAAGTTTCAGACGGCGGAGGAAGTGGCGGTGCGTCTGGCGAAGTACACCGCCGACCTGTCGGCCAAGTTTGTGAAGGAGAGGGGAGCTTTCACCGTCGCTTTGTCCGGCGGCTCTCTCATTTACGCGCTCAG GAAATTAACGGAAGCGCCGTATAAGGATACAGTGGATTGGGAAAGATGGCATGTGTTCTGGGTGGATGAGAGAGTGGTGAAAAAGGATCACCCCGACAGTAACTATAAACTTGCTTTTGATGTTTTACTCTCTAAG GTACCGATTCCCCCTGGCCAGGTTTACGCCATTAATGATGCACTTTCAGCTGAGGGAGCAGCAGAAGATTACGAAACCTGTCTTAAACATTTGGTTCAGCGCAATGTGATTGCCACTTCAAAAGCTAGTGGATTTCCAAAGTTTGATCTCATTCTTCTGGGTATGGGTCCGGATGGACATCTTGCTTCACTATTCCCTGGTCATCCGCGTTGCAACGAGAAGACAAAATGGGTGACTCACATCGAGGACTCACCAAAACCACCTCCAGAGAGGATTACATTTACCTTCCCAGTGATCAACTCTGCTGCATATAATGCAATGGTGGTGGCAGGCGATAATAAAGCTGATGCCGTGCAGAGAGCACTGGGAAACAGTCAGCATCCTGATACTTTGCCTGTTCAGTTGCTTGCGGCTGAAGATGAGCTAACTTGGTTCTTAGACCAGGGTGCGGCTTCCAAGCTGTAG
- the LOC126625064 gene encoding probable 6-phosphogluconolactonase 4, chloroplastic, protein MAGQCEKKVEKFQTEEEVAVRLAKYTADLSAKFVKERGVFTVVLSGGSLIYTLRKLAEEPYKDTVEWGKWHVFWLDERVVKKDHPDSNYKLAFDGLLCKVLIPPGQVYAINDALSAEAAAEDYETCLKHLVQRNVIATSKATGFPKFDLILLGMGPDGHLASLFPGHALCNEKTKWVTHIMDSPKPPPQRITFTFPVINSAAYNAMVVTGHDTADAVQKALGNIQHPDTLPAQLLAAEDEVTWFLDHDAASKL, encoded by the exons ATGGCGGGCCAGTGTGAGAAGAAGGTGGAGAAGTTTCAGACGGAGGAGGAAGTGGCGGTGCGTCTGGCGAAGTACACCGCCGACCTGTCGGCCAAGTTTGTGAAGGAGAGGGGAGTTTTCACCGTCGTCTTGTCCGGCGGCTCTCTCATTTACACGCTCAG GAAATTAGCGGAAGAGCCGTATAAGGATACGGTGGAGTGGGGGAAATGGCACGTGTTCTGGCTGGACGAGAGAGTGGTGAAGAAGGATCACCCCGACAGTAACTATAAACTTGCTTTTGATGGTTTGCTCTGTAAG GTACTGATTCCCCCTGGTCAGGTTTACGCCATTAATGATGCACTTTCGGCCGAGGCAGCAGCAGAAGATTACGAAACCTGTCTTAAACATTTGGTCCAGCGCAATGTGATTGCCACTTCAAAAGCTACTGGATTTCCAAAGTTTGATCTCATACTTCTGGGTATGGGTCCAGATGGACATCTTGCTTCTCTATTCCCTGGTCATGCGCTTTGCAACGAGAAGACGAAATGGGTGACTCACATTATGGACTCCCCAAAGCCACCTCCACAGAGAATTACTTTTACTTTTCCGGTGATCAACTCTGCTGCATACAATGCAATGGTGGTGACAGGCCATGACACAGCTGATGCCGTGCAGAAAGCACTCGGAAATATTCAGCATCCTGATACTTTGCCTGCTCAGTTGCTCGCAGCTGAAGACGAGGTAACTTGGTTTTTAGATCACGATGCAGCTTCCAAGCTGTAG